One genomic region from Cardiocondyla obscurior isolate alpha-2009 linkage group LG01, Cobs3.1, whole genome shotgun sequence encodes:
- the Ctrip gene encoding E3 ubiquitin-protein ligase TRIP12 isoform X3 produces MADQQDQLSSGGSVEKASASADTSKFRGKSSSGGSSGYRKRQSTGAIPDSVEEKRRRQITGDPQTSQVDSNTVHTHSIDSSKGEGRIRGERRNHGAGLESYPEIDWRSHHKIHQASLSSSSGTRVRSAARTNLPELHLTPTDCVASRTRSRTPQNSQALTQGTSSYDLSLTSGYGSRKTNTYSSLVASSSATLITSHPSTSRGRGDSKSHGGATCSATSSSTSSQVLGVKSSIRVGNAASNSVESGGGALAHDGAGTSGIASTATANPPVSAAVSANPTHPHSTHKHLLRSRAKASGEQPKELPSGNKTSGKHHKKDTTTGSCSSSRHRSSSRVRKPVVESGSAGLGSVMSGNDSISATSVSSSIPSSQLVSTTGEEESASTATSATASGGPSGMSATTGDSESDDGEVGRLQALLEARGLPPHVFGALGPRMQHLLNRSMGASSAAKAQQLLAGLQAVEDEGEQLQAVMNMGEILVMGNEDTLTGFPVKQVVAALINLLGIEHNFAIMTHACRALTYMMEALPRSSTVVVDAVPVFLQKLESIECMDVAEQCLTALAMLSRRHSKTILHAGGVSACLKFVDFFNITAQRAALTITANCCQNLHPDDFHLVVDSLPLLTSRLTNQDKKSVECVCQAFSRLVDSFQHDPVMLHKIINAELLQNLQQLLMITPPVNSTNNFITVLRMLSVISNRCPDLAQLLLQQNIAFTLSYLLTGSLEVKTEDVELVPRTPQEWFEITCLIEELMPPLPTDGIFSVNSLLERTSNQQETVQWEWRDERQCSHPFSTIDSRIIEMAFQNGEDEICLTSLGRTYTIDLTVMKQINEDIGMARSIFRRVNTNPTEGKSPTCSSSMDVVPPVIETNEWLVSFIRTLFSVLYEVYSSSAGPAVKCKCLRALLRMVYYASTDLLKDVLKNQVVSSHIAGMLASQDLRIVIGALQMASILMKRLPQVFGVHFHREGVLHQVRQLADPEVPLGVSPPKCPSGTSLPSPQPGPSNTPLSSTTMLSSSSATSPVVSPSSNGNILFGTIASSCQYKPNISASLESHRTELNNSIEETSASQSAHLRIGDVLKKKRQNKKGRFSRLGSATTPQQTQQPESLFTGFTPKNNRFLGNLNPAKWGRKSSSSSTSNDKRDSSSSTNLSKPPSNPSLTGGNRDKAKAWVREQAAQFLARYQDDAPCTHPALTVLARLTAAIQRLQSNELDEMLSALTELRDIVLESDISPFEMNYSGLIKALLNYLTTTDAPGNRYDRLRMFWKLFAESTMQQNNDIMDLNPGAFGALVTKLNSCVAQLEQFPVKVHDLPAGSGAGRGGTSALKFFNTHQLKCNLQRHPDCNNLKQWKGGTVKIDPLALVQAIERYLMVRGYGRIRDADSMVSDDDNSEDDIDDTLAAVVISQGPPKHKLQFLIGDVVLPFNMTVYQAVRQFGCSGVDHSEAEADSEPPLGHDAVWVQTHTIYYRPVPEEDAATSPKSGSSSQGNSRKGKGKSTKISSKRKEDSLWLEGTVPLQHCPLAPYLSPALPPSVTITDASLDGLCLLRLLHALNRHWGILFPHLKSMSLLLPQDFINNKIAAKASRQLQDPLVIMTGNLPSWLQQIASVCPFLFPFETRQLLLYATSFDRDRALQRLLDSAPELSGSDSQERVTPRLERRKRTISRTDILKQAEQVIQDLASNKALLEVQYVNEVGTGLGPTLEFYALVSKELQRADLDLWHGSSSATENGYVNSLHGLFPIPIPWNTKVSHLAKLKTKFKFLGKFMAKAIYDSRMLDLPFSLTFYRWLLGEEHTLTLADLAYVCPDIYRTLSKLQEVVRKKEVMEKDQTLRPHEKAQLIEALDLDKCPISDLGLVFELPGYENIELRKGGSDISVTVHNLDQYIKLVVHWFLYEGVFRQMEAFREGFESVFPPSQLRLFFPEELEAVFCGHAQTGGLWDVKTLAECCRTDHGYTPDSRAICFLFEVMSKYNSEEQRQFIQFVTGSPRLPVGGFKSLTPPLTIVRKTFDPSMKTDDFLPSVMTCVNYLKLPDYTTLEIMREKLRIAAQEGQHSFHLS; encoded by the exons atTCAAAATCTCACGGCGGTGCGACCTGTAGCGCAACGAGTAGCAGCACGAGTAGTCAAGTTCTGGGTGTCAAGTCCAGCATCAGAGTGGGTAACGCAGCAAGTAACTCTGTGGAGAGTGGTGGGGGGGCGTTGGCACATGACGGGGCAGGCACGAGTGGCATCGCGTCAACGGCCACTGCCAATCCACCTGTGTCTGCCGCCGTTTCTGCCAACCCTACGCACCCTCATTCTACACACAAGCACCTGCTACGCTCTCGCGCAAAAGCTTCTGGCGAACAACCCAAGGAACTGCCATCTGGTAACAAGACTTCAGGAAAACATCACAAGAAAGACACTACAACGGGTTCCTGCTCGAGTTCCAG ACATCGCTCCTCATCGCGCGTGAGGAAGCCGGTGGTGGAAAGTGGCTCTGCGGGATTGGGTAGTGTAATGTCAGGCAATGATTCCATCAGTGCTACTTCAGTATCATCATCGATTCCGAGCAGTCAGTTAGTCTCGACCACAGGTGAGGAGGAATCGGCATCAACCGCTACATCCGCCACAG CCAGCGGAGGTCCATCTGGAATGTCAGCAACGACTGGTGATAGTGAAAGCGATGATGGAGAAGTTGGGCGATTACAAGCTTTGTTAGAAGCTAGAGGTTTACCGCCTCACGTGTTCGGCGCGTTAGGACCGCGGATGCAGCACTTACTTAATAGAAGCATGGGCGCGAGTTctg CTGCTAAAGCACAACAGCTATTAGCTGGTTTACAAGCCGTCGAAGATGAAGGAGAGCAATTGCAGGCCGTTATGAACATGGGAGAAATTCTTGTAATGGGCAACGAAGATACTCTGACCGGTTTTCCGGTTAAGCAAGTGGTTgcagctttaattaatttattgggAATCGAGCATAATTTTGCGATAATGACTCACGCATGTCGCGCTCTTACGTATATGATGGAGGCGCTGCCGCGCTCATCTACCGTTGTAGTAGATGCAGTACCAGTGTTTCTACAAAAGCTTGAGTCGATTGAATGCATGGACGTGGCGGAACAATGTTTAACAGCATTAGCCATGTTATCGCGCAGGCacagtaaaacaattttacatgcg ggTGGGGTATCAGCCTGTTTGAAGtttgttgatttttttaacatcacAGCACAACGTGCAGCGTTAACAATTACTGCAAACTGCTGTCAAAATCTCCATCCTGATGATTTTCATTTAGTAGTGGATAGTCTGCCATTATTAACAAGTAGATTGACGAATCAAGACAAAAAGAGCGTCGAGTGCGTATGTCAAGCATTCAGTAGATTGGTTGACAGTTTCCAACATGATCCTGTGATGCtgcataaaattatcaatGCCGAACTCTTACAGAATTTACAACAACTG CTTATGATTACGCCGCCGGTTAACAGCACTAACAATTTCATAACTGTATTACGAATGCTCTCTGTGATATCAAATCGCTGTCCCGACTTGGCGCAATTGTTGCTGCAACAAAACATAGCCTTTACATTAAGTTATCTTTTAACCGGATCTCTGGAAGTCAAAACGGAAGATGTGGAACTGGTGCCGCGTACACCGCAGGAATGGTTTGAAATTACATGTTTAATTGAAGAACTTATGCCTCCGTTACCAACAGATGGGATATTCAGTGTAAATAGTTTACTCGAAAGGACCAGTAATCAACAGGAAACTGTTCAGTGGGAATGGCGCGACGAAAGACAATGTTCCCATCCGTTCAGTACTATAGATTCTAGAATTATCGAG atggCGTTTCAAAATGGCGAAGATGAGATATGCCTTACCTCTTTAGGACGAACTTACACTATAGATCTGACTGTGATGAAACAAATTAACGAAGATATAGGAATGGCAAGGAGTATATTTCGGAGAGTGAACACTAATCCCACTGAGGGGAAAAGTCCAACTTGCTCATCTAg TATGGATGTTGTGCCTCCGGTAATTGAAACGAACGAATGGCTAGTGTCTTTTATTCGAACATTATTCTCTGTACTATATGAAGTTTATAGTAGCTCAGCTGGACCTGCTGTGAAATGCAAATGCCTCCGAGCTCTTCTTCGTATGGTGTATTATGCTTCAACTGATTTACTTAAG GATGTTTTAAAGAATCAAGTGGTTTCGTCACATATAGCCGGTATGTTAGCGTCACAAGATTTACGTATAGTTATCGGGGCTCTTCAAATGGCGAGTATTCTGATGAAAAGATTGCCACAAGTATTTGGGGTTCATTTTCATCGTGAGGGCGTACTACATCAAGTTCGTCAATTAGCAGATCCTGAAGTACCTCTTGGTGTTTCACCACCTAAGTGCCCTTCTG GTACATCATTACCAAGCCCACAGCCAGGTCCATCTAATACACCACTTTCTTCCACCACAATGTTGTCTTCTAGTAGTGCCACATCTCCGGTTGTCTCTCCATCATCAAACGGCAACATATTGTTCGGCACAATTGCGTCGTCATGCCAGTATAAACCAAATATCAGTGCTTCGTTGGAATCGCACAGAACGGAATTAAACAACAGTATAGAGGAAACGAGTGCATCGCAAAGTGCTCATTT AAGAATCGGTGACGTACTGAAGAAGAAACGACAGAATAAGAAGGGTCGTTTTTCGAGATTGGGAAGTGCCACTACGCCGCAGCAAACGCAACAGCCGGAATCTCTGTTTACCGGTTTCACTCCGAAGAATAATCGATTCTTAGGAAATCTCAATCCGGCCAAGTGGGGTCGGAAATCGTCCTCGTCCAGTACAAGCAACGACAAAAGAGACTCTAGTTCATCCACGAATTTGTCGAAACCACCAAGTAATCCGAGCTTAACTGGCGGAAATAGAGATAAAGCAAAGGCGTGGGTGCGTGAACAAGCTGCCCAATTCTTGGCAAGATATCAAGATGACGCCCCTTGCACTCATCCCGCCCTAACTGTTCTCGCTCGACTGACTGCTGCGATACAGCGATTGCAATCAAAC GAATTGGATGAAATGTTGTCAGCGCTAACGGAATTACGAGATATAGTTCTAGAAAGCGATATCTCTCCGTTTGAAATGAATTACAGTGGTCTTATCAAGGCCTTGTTAAACTACCTCACTACAACAGATGCACCGGGCAATCGCTATGACCGTCTTCGTATGTTTTGGAAGTTGTTTGCCGAGTCTACT ATGCAACAAAATAATGATATCATGGATCTTAATCCCGGAGCGTTTGGTGCTTTAGTAACAAAATTGAATAGCTGCGTTGCACAGTTGGAACAATTCCCAGTGAAGGTTCACGACTTGCCTGCGGGTTCTGGCGCCGGTCGCGGCGGAACTAGTGctctcaaattttttaacacacATCAACTTAAG TGTAATCTTCAACGACATCCAGACTGTAATAATCTTAAACAATGGAAAGGCGGTACTGTAAAAATCGATCCACTTGCATTAGTACAAGCGATAGAGCGTTACTTGATGGTACGAGGATACGGCAGAATACGTGATGCCGATTCAATGGTCAGTGATGACGACAATAGCGAGGATGATATTGACGATACTTTG GCGGCAGTTGTGATAAGTCAAGGACCGCCGAAACATAaacttcaatttttaatcGGTGACGTGGTCCTGCCCTTTAACATGACAGTTTATCAAGCTGTCAGGCAGTTTGGATGTTCCGGAGTGGATCATTCTGAAGCAGAGGCCGACAGTGAACCACCACTTGGGCACGATGCGGTATGGGTGCAGACCCATACGATATATTACag acCTGTACCAGAAGAGGACGCCGCAACCTCTCCAAAATCTGGATCAAGTTCACAGGGTAATAGTAGAAAGGGCAAGGGAAAAAGTACAAAGATTAGTtcgaaaaggaaagaagataGTCTATGGCTAGAAGGCACGGTTCCGCTTCAACATTGTCCCCTCGCGCCATATCTATCTCCCGCATTACCACCCTCCGTAACTATCACAGACGCTTCTCTCGATGGATTGTGCCTGCTGCGACTCTTGCATGCTCTTAATCGTCATTGGGGTATATTATTCCCTCATCTTAAGAGCATGAGCCTGCTGTTGCCTCAGgattttatcaataataagATCGCTGCAAAAGCCAGCAGGCAGCTGCAAGATCCATTGGTAATCATGACCGGAAATTTACCGTCTTGGTTACAACAGATAGCATCTGTTTG tccttttctctttccattCGAAACAAGACAGCTCTTATTATACGCGACGTCGTTCGATCGAGACCGAGCGTTGCAGCGTCTCTTAGACTCCGCGCCGGAACTTTCGGGATCAGATAGCCAAGAACGCGTTACTCCGCGCTTAGAACGAAGAAAGAGAACAATTTCGAGAACGGATATTCTCAAACAAGCGGAACAAGTGATTCAAGACTTAGCCTCTAACAAGGCCTTACTTGAAGTGCAATACGTTAATGAG GTCGGCACCGGTCTTGGTCCAACTCTGGAATTCTATGCTCTAGTCTCCAAGGAACTGCAACGCGCTGATTTAGACTTGTGGCATGGCAGTTCAAGTGCCACTGAAAATGGATACGTTAATTCCTTGCACGGACTTTTCCCGATTCCAATTCCATGGAATACTAAAGTATCTCATTTAGCAAAATTGAAGACAAAATTCAAATTCCTCGGAAAATTTATGGCAAAAGCAATATACGATTCCAGAATG TTGGACTTGCCATTTAGTTTAACTTTTTACCGTTGGTTACTGGGAGAGGAACATACTCTCACGTTAGCGGACTTGGCATACGTATGTCCCGACATATATCGTACTCTTAGTAAACTCCAAGAAGttgtgagaaaaaaagaagttatggAAAAGGATCAAACACTACGGCCGCACGAAAAAGCGCAATTGATAGAGGCTCTCGATTTAGACAAGTGCCCGATTTCAGATCTGGGTCTTGTATTCGAATTGCCGGGCTATGAAAATATCGAATTGAGAAAAGGTGGAAGCGATATATCGGTTACTGTTCACAATTTGGATCAATATATTAAG TTAGTGGTACACTGGTTCTTGTACGAAGGAGTATTTAGGCAAATGGAGGCTTTCCGGGAAGGTTTCGAGTCGGTATTTCCTCCGTCACAATTGAGACTATTCTTCCCGGAGGAATTGGAGGCAGTATTCTGCGGTCACGCACAAACCGGCGGGCTGTGGGACGTGAAAACTCTTGCCGAGTGCTGTAGAACCGACCATGGTTACACGCCAGATTCAAGAGCTATTTGTTTTCTGTTCGAAGTCATGTCCAAATATAACAGCGAGGAACAGCGACAGTTCATTCAATTTGTTACCGGTTCACCACGTCTACCCGTTGGag GTTTCAAAAGCTTAACACCTCCATTAACAATAGTGCGCAAAACTTTTGATCCGTCTATGAAAACAGATGATTTTCTACCATCGGTAATGACTTGCGTTAACTACCTAAAACTGCCTGATTATACCACTTTGGAAATAATGCGGGAAAAGTTGCGGATAGCTGCGCAAGAGGGTCAACATTCGTTCCATCTCTCCTAG